The DNA region ttaactatGGTTTATAGTGATGCGGTATATCAAAGCACTTTACAATTTATCCTTAAACTACATTTAGACGTTAAATCACAACATTAATTTTGACACGGTGTGATAAAATATTTATTGATGAGTATTCAACTTGATGAGCTCAAAAGGTTATATACTAGCTCCCTCCTTTCAAATGAATTCcttacgtttgattaaaatatacCTCGCATATGAATAAAAATGTGTGAAATTCATTAAAATGGGTAGTGTCAAATAAGTGCAACGATAAAGATATACAGAAGAAATTGACAAGTAACATAACTTAGTAAATATAAATACAAACTAGTAATAAACTTAGCAAACTGACTTTTTAACCTTACTTCAAATATTACAAATAGCTTGACAATAATATAACAACTAGAAACAGAAGATAAAAGAATAAACAAAGTACTTTTTTTGTCCCAATTATTTATTTGTCTTTTTTATTCTTTATAAAAGATATTTTAATCagggtaaacaaataattgagacagaGGGAATAATATATATACTCCTTATAATTTTTATAAGTTGCTCAACTTGTAGAAAGAGCTAAGGAGTTAAAGGAACAACCCAAGAAAGCTTAGGACAATGGTAAACCAAATTTAGAAGAAGGGAGCCAAAGGAAGAAGTTATGAAGAGTAGTGAGATCAGAACGGTAGTGTTTTTGAGTGAATTCCAACAAATGTGACCATTTGAAATCAGGGTATGTCCTACAAAATGTGCCTTCATCTCTAGGAACAAGAAGATCATGCGGGGGCCTCACTACTTTGTCTTCAGCTGGGTTCACAAAGAAGGCCAACGATCTCCTCTCTTTGTCTTTATTCACCATTGCCCTGTGCATGCAACTCTTGTATCGACCATTTGACAATGCCTACACATTTCTCTCTATTTAATGCCTTTTAAATCAATGTATGTGCGTCACAATCCATATTCACATAGACCCTAAACTtcaattttaaatttcaaaataatttaaattttattttaaagaattattcattttcaaacagTCAAAAATAAATCATATACAATAAAGTAATAATTATAAGTAGTTACACATTAATTAAAATGAAAAATGAGTTATAACGTCAGTATTATATTGATCAATATCATTCTGTCAGTCTATCACTCTGTCATGAGTTAGTATTCAAAATTATAATGAAACATGACTTATAGTGAATGTTCCATGCTTAAGTCACAGTTTCTTAGCGGAGTTTTATACAAAGTAGCAgaaaattaaaaatttataaTCTCTCTATATCATATTAAAAGATGCTatatataaatcacaacatactTGCATAACTCTATTTTAATTATAGGaccattttataatttaagaCAAAGTTATCAACGTCAAACCTATACCATCCTTTTTTGGTGTGTATGATTTGATTTAGTCCGTATTTAAGTTCAGTAGGATTAAAGAGCCATAGAGTTCTCCCTCGTTAATTTTAGTATTGTTAAGGCTCGGACTCAAGACCACTTGAGTCTAGACTGTACCATAATGACGTAcgttatatacactttttaaaatCGATCGGTCGTTTGTTTGcgctttggttttgacacaaataCCAAGAAAATTGGAGGGATCCAATTATCTATCAAAGACATTTCTATGATAGAATGACAAAAAGTGACTTAAACACTCAGAATGGAATAACAAAACAAATAACCGGAGACGGAATGAATATATATCTAGCTATGCCAACTTATTACTTAGCTTGCCTCATCAAAACTACAACAGCTTCAATGTGATTCCAAAAACCATTTTGGCTATAAGACACCAAAGCCACGCTTCACATATAATGACATTATAAGAATAAGAACAAAATAGTGAAAAATAATGTATTAATAATAATTGTGTAAGATAAAACTCACcatgaaagtgtctcctatgttAATGACCAAAGCATCTTGTTTAGGTCGAACAGCTTGCCATTTGTTGTTTGCAAATACTTCAAGTCCACCAACTTGGTCTTGGTGAAGTATGGTTAATGAGGTCGGGTCACAATGCGGTCCGGTCCCATAGGTTAAGCCcggttctttacattttgggtatGAGTTGCATCTTAATATTGAGCTTCCATCCTCAAAGAATCTCCTATAGTGTGATCTTTCAATTCCTAAACTTATTGCCAATAGCTCGAAAATTGCAAGAGATAGTTTCTTCATTGCTTCACAATATTTTTGGTATACCCACCTAGAATAATTTCATAAGGGCATCAATAACTCATAAGGCACCTAAATATCTAAAATATGCAACAATGTATACTTTCGCTcaaattatttgtttatctttgagaCTCGAGGGAGTATAATAATGACAGTTATTCGTTGTTACTCAGTGAGTGGCTAACTATAAAGATTAAATCGATCAGAACAGTTTAATTCAATTTAGTTTAATACAGTTGATTCAATAACTACATGATAAATTTAAGATATCTAGATATAATTAGCTTTTTAATGGTTAGACAAGAATATTAGATGTTTAAATATTGGCTTAGGTTACTATACTAATCACTTTTTTACCTAGTCAAGGCAAACAATGTAAAAGGCGTATTTTGAGTATGGACAACCAAACTAGTTCCTACTATCACTCTCATGTCTTATCAAGTGAACTTATTAATTTTACACGTAAGAAAGTCCTGAATGGAAACAACGAATGAACCATTATATCGCAATCATGAATAGTTGAAAGTTTCATAAGGCCAATAATCACAATATCCATCTACGTATTTTATTTTATTCAATAATACGATTAATAAGTTGGATTAATAAGTTGATTTCACGTATAAAACTGTGGTTTATAAGTTGTACGTAACCTTACCCCGTGTGTTCAAACTCTTCGCCTAAGGTAGACGTGACATAGTCCACTACACTAGGCGTCCTATGAGACCcaatgatggccctttgatcgcGGTAGTTATATGCCAAGGAGAAGGTCTCCTTCCATGGAAGTTGCTTAGAGAATCTATCAGTATGAGCACCCGAGTAACCATACAAATCACCTGCCTTTCTTTGAACCCTCAACTTCTTCTCCAATGGTAACTTAAAGAGACTATCCAATTCTTTTTCGGCTTCTTGAATGAGGTTTGAGTCGACACCATGGTTCGTGACTTGGAAAAACCCGTGACTCGTACACGCCTTGTTGATTAGCGCGGCCGCATTTTTTATAGACTCTTGATCACCTTTGAAAAATCCATCTAGATCAATCAATGGCTCATTAAGCTCTAAAACATGATTTTCTTCAAAATTATTAGGTTTAATTGAGTGGATCTCTCCTTTAGTCCACAAGAACTCTTTTGGAAAATGAGGTTGGGTTTGCATGGTTGATAAATCAAATGCTATTTGCCCATTTAGGCAATTATTATGCTCATAATGCATGGTGAAAATGTGTAACGTTTAGTTTGTTATTGTAGTTTTGGAAGTGCTTTAAAAATAAATATGTTGCATGCTATATTAATAtagaggattttttttttttttttttttactaagcTAGGAGTATCATCAACAATAGTTTGGGTAATCTCTTTTAGGGTACTGAAGATAGCTTAGTAGGTGATCTCTTTCAAGTTTGGTTTTTCATTCGTGAGAATCGAAATCGAATCAGAATCACTTATTTTAAAAATGAGAGATATCACTCACACCAACTAATTTTGGTATTATACATGTGGGAAAATGAAGATAAAAGATTAGGTTAAATGTATAAAATAAGGAATTATATGAAAAGGAGGACGAATGCCATGAGGCTATTTATTGGGTAGTATATGTAGAAAAGGTTAAGAAATGAGCTCACCGTTGAGAGGCTAAGCtaacaaacaaagcaaacacaCACTCATTTATTTGGCCAATCTTTTCATTCACTACACAACAGTTTTAGCCTCTTTTGTAATACTGCCCTTTATATTATctttttcgtttttgttttgtATCTTATTGAATTTTGAACTTTGCTACTTCCCTAGGACTCGTATGCATGTCCCTTTGTCCACTTTCAAGTGCGTATTTAAGGTTGGTCCAATATTGTAGCTAGGTTCTTTTTGGCGTAAATTTAGcttttatttagttaatttcaaCTCATTTTAATTCAATTTTATTCATTTTAGCAAGTTTCTTTTCAGCCCAACTTCattcaattcactttaatatagtTCAACTCAATTTATGGCTTATATGTAACACGGTTAACCATATTTAGGGTCGCCAAGTATAACACAATTAACATGCACCTTATTTAAAGTTGGTCCAATACCATATATAACGCCGTTAATATCTTACTTAGGGTTGGCATGTATAACACTTTTAACACCTTACTTAAGGGTTGGTCCAATATCAAAAATAACACAGTATCACCTTATTTAATTTAGGGTTGGCATATATAACATGTTTAACACCTTACTAAGAGG from Silene latifolia isolate original U9 population unplaced genomic scaffold, ASM4854445v1 scaffold_519, whole genome shotgun sequence includes:
- the LOC141639671 gene encoding gibberellin 20 oxidase 1-D-like encodes the protein MHYEHNNCLNGQIAFDLSTMQTQPHFPKEFLWTKGEIHSIKPNNFEENHVLELNEPLIDLDGFFKGDQESIKNAAALINKACTSHGFFQVTNHGVDSNLIQEAEKELDSLFKLPLEKKLRVQRKAGDLYGYSGAHTDRFSKQLPWKETFSLAYNYRDQRAIIGSHRTPSVVDYVTSTLGEEFEHTGWVYQKYCEAMKKLSLAIFELLAISLGIERSHYRRFFEDGSSILRCNSYPKCKEPGLTYGTGPHCDPTSLTILHQDQVGGLEVFANNKWQAVRPKQDALVINIGDTFMALSNGRYKSCMHRAMVNKDKERRSLAFFVNPAEDKVVRPPHDLLVPRDEGTFCRTYPDFKWSHLLEFTQKHYRSDLTTLHNFFLWLPSSKFGLPLS